The stretch of DNA GCTCGCCCTCGGCCTTGCCGTTGGCGACGTGCTCGTCGTGGAGACGCTGGGCGAGCTCGAGCATGCCGGAAGCGGCTGCTGGGCCCTGGCCACCGGACTCGCCGGAGGGGACAGATGGAACGGACACGGCGGGCTCGGCCTGAACCGGCGAGACAGGGGATGCGGGGGCGGCGGAGATGGCAGCTCCCTCGCCGAGCTGTGCCACCCGGCGGTTGGCGGCCTCGAGCTTGGCCTTGAGGTCGGCGTTCTCAGCCTCCAGCTGACGCATTGCCTCGACTACCTCGTCGAGGAACTCGTCGACCTCGTCCTGCTCGTAGCCCTCGCGGAACTTGGTCGCCTGGAACTTCTTGTTGAGGACGTCGTCTGCTGTCAGCAGCGTCATGGGTCGTCACCTCGGTGTCGTTACGGATAAGGTCACGAGCACCGGGCATCCGGTCACTCATGCGGACAGAGTACCTGAACTCGAGGTTCAGGCCACATCAAGCGCGCTATCTCACGCTGACGTGAGGACAGCACTCTAGCGGTTCATTCACGACTTCACACCCATTCAATGAAGGAAGCGGAGGAACCACTGGAGAATCCAGATCCCGAAGACCAGGACGAGGAAGCTCAGGTCGATGCCGACCCCTCCCAGGCGTGCCATGGGAACTCTCCGACGGATCAGTCGCAGAGGCGGGTCCGTCAGTGCATACACAAGGTTGGCCAGCACCAGGACCAGCCCACGGGGGCGCCACTGGCGGGCGAAGACCTGAACCCAGTCGAGCACGACCCTGACCAGGAGGATGAGGAAGTACAGGCTCAGAATGCTCGACAGAATCCAGGCAAGTGAAGAGACAAGAGTCACGTGTCAGCCAGCTCAGCTCTGGTTGAAGAACCGGCCGTGGGCCTCGGCGACCTCGCCGCCGTCGATCTCGACGCTGGCGGGGGTCAGCAGGAACACACGCGGCGTGACCCGCTCGATGGCTCCATGCAGACCGAAGACCAGGCCGGCGGAGAAGTCGACCATGCGACGCGCGTCGGACTCGCTCATGCCGGTGAGGTTGATGATGACGGGCACACCGTCACGGAACGACTCGCCGATGATCCGGGCCTCGTTGTAGGTCGAGGGGTGCACCGTGACGATACGACGGAGGTCCGGGGTGACGGCTGCGGGCTCGGGAGTCACCGGGGCGGCGAAGTCCTCATAGCCCTCGTCGACGAAGTCCTGCTCGTGCTCCTGCACGGCGTAACCGGTGTCGGCAGCCTCATAGCTGTCCTGGTAGGTCTCCTCCTCCGGCTCCGAGTAGCCGAGGAAACTGGTCATACTGCGCAGCGCGCCCATCTATCGCTCCTTGGTTCGTCCGGTCCCCTGCGTTCCGGATGTGCTGCGACGGTATCCGGCCCCGCGACACCGCACGGGGACCTCAACCCGGCGTGTCATCAACCCCAGGTTCCAGGTAGGTCACGCTCAGGAAGTATTCAGTCACCTGAGCGTCATCGAGGGACCACAACGCCCGCAAGCCTCCCGGTCGTCCCGTCCCGGCGGAAGGAGTAGAAGCGAGGGTCCTCGTAGGTGCACCACTGACTGGCGCTGATGCGCCCCACTCCCGCTCGTTCGAGCTGGGCGATGACGCCGGCGGCCACGTCGAGACCGGGCGTGCCCCACGATGTGCGCGAGGCGCAGGCAGGTTCGCGTTGCGCGGACAGCGTGCGCATGTGATCCGGGACCTCGTAGCAGGAGCCGCAGATCGAGGGTCCGACGGCTGCCCACAGGTCGGCGGGGAGCGCACCCGCGCACCGGAGGGCCTCGATCGTGGCGGGAACGACACCATCGAGCATGCCGCGGCGGCCGGCGTGGACGGCCGCCGTCAGCGAACCGTCCTGGGAGGCCAGCAGGAGGGGAACGCAGTCGGCTACGAGGACGCAGCAGCCGGCAGGAGCTCCGGCCGCCCGGGCATCCAGGACGAGCGCGTCGGCCGTGGGAGTCTGCTCAACCCGAGCGGCGGCGACGACGCTGGAGTGAACCTGATCCATCCAGGCCAGGTGCCGACCCGGCTCGAGCCCGAGCAGCTCCTCGAGCCGATGACGGTGCGCACGGACGCGCTGCGGGTCGTCGCCGACGTGGAGGGCGAGGTTCCAACCGCTGTAGACACCGGTCTCCTCATCACTCCCCCGCACTGCCGCATCAGCACCTTCTCCATGGACAACGGGACGGGCCCGCAGGCCGCGGGCGGTGAAGTACCCGCGGGCCCCCGGGCCCAGATCCACCTCGATCAGGTCTGCTGCCTGGCCGGCACTCGTCTCATGCATCACTGGCTCGTTGTCCCTGAGGCGTCGCCGTATCCCAGGCCGCTCCCGACCGCCGCGCTCAGCGCAGGAAGTCCGGCAGGTCGATCCCGTCGTCGTCGGCGTCGACCCCGATGACCTGCGGGACCTCAAGCTCGGAGACCGGCTGCTGGGCGGGCACGGAGCCGTACGAGTTGTAGGACTCGTCCACGTAGGCGGGCATGCTCCCCGATGAGAGGGCCTCGGCCGCACTGACCTCGGACAGGTGGGCGGCGGCTGCCGGCGATGACGGCGCTGGTGCCAGCGGGACGGGGCGGGTCACCGGGTTCTGCGCGGCATGGGCGCCGCCGCGAGGAGCCGGAGCGGGGGGCAGGTCCTCGACCGGGGAGGAGGGAACCGGCGGGACGGCGGCCCTCGACAGGCGGGTCACCGGGTCGGACAGGCCGCCCACCACCGGTTCGGAGTCGAAGCCGGCAGCGATGACCGTCACCCGGACCTCGTCGCCCAGGGCGCCGTCGACGACGTTTCCGACGATGATGTTCGCCTCGGGGTGTACGGCCTCGCGCACGAGGTTGGCGGCCTCGTTCATCTCGAACAGGCCCAGGTCGGAGCCGCCCTGGAAGAAGAGCAGCACGCCGTGGGCGCCGTCGATCGAGGTCTCCAGCAACGGGGACGCGATGGCCTCCTCGGTGGCCGTGATCGCACGCCCCTCGCCGGTGGCCGAGCCGATACCCATGAGGGCGCTGCCGGCGCCCTGCATGACGGACTTGACGTCGTTGAAGTCGACGTTGATGAGGCCGGGGGTGGTGATGAGCTCGGTGATGCCCTGAACACCCTGAAGAAGAACCTGGTCCGCCTGCTTGAAGGCGTCCACGACGGAGATGTTCTTGTCGGCGATCTGCAGGAGGCGGTCATTGGGGATGACGATGAGGGTGTCGACTTCCTCGCGCAGCGCCTGGACGCCGTCCTCGGCCTGGGCCGAGCGGCGACGCCCCTCGAAGGAGAAGGGGCGTGTCACCACACCGATGGTCAGCGCCCCGATGCTCTTGGCCAGGCGGGCGACCACGGGGGCGGCTCCGGTACCGGTGCCACCACCCTCACCGGCGGTGACGAAGACCATGTCCGACCCATCGAGGGCCTCGCGGATCTCCGACTCGTGGTCCTCTGCGGCCTTGCGGCCGATGGCCGGATCGGCGCCCGCGCCCAGCCCCCGGGTCAGGTCGCGCCCGACATCGAGCTTGACGTCCGCGTCGGACATGAGCAGCGCCTGGGCGTCGGTGTTCACGGCGATGAACTCGACGCCACGCAGGTCGGCCTCGATCATGCGGTTGACGGCGTTGACGCCACCGCCGCCGACCCCGACGACCTTGATCTCTGCCTGGTAGTGCTGTGCGTCGTCCACAGCCATGCTCTCGACCACTGGCGTCCCCTCCGCGAGTTTCGTCATGAGCCCTTGTCGAGGGCTCCCTCAAACCTCAACCTCAAGTTAAGGTCTATACTTATGTCATTCCTTGAATGACTGGCTCAACGCTATGAGACTTCACGGACGTCGAGACGCATTGAAGCCCGGCGTGTTCGTGTGCAGTTGCCTGCGGATTTCCTGCTATAACTCTGCGACTTGTCTGCAATAGACCTGAGCATCGGTTACGCGACCCCCGAGGAAACCGCACCAGCCCGCGCTGACAGAGGTACGGACCACCGGACTCGCCCATAGCGACGGGTGAGCAGAGGTGAGTGAGGTTGATCGGTCAACGCCGTTCAGGATGTTGGTGACGACGTCGAGGACGCCGAAGGGTGGTCGCCGGTGGAGCGCGTCGTGGGGCGGTGGGGCGAGGAGACGTCGTAGATGGAGGCGCTGGTGGTCATGAGGGTCGCCAAGACCCGCGCCTTGAGCGCGTTGTCCTGCGTATCGCCCCAGACCACGCTGGCACCGTTACTCAGAGTGAGGGTGACCTGCCCGGCTTCGGTGGCGCTTCCGCTGGTGACCTGCTCCAGGGTCTCCGGCGTCAGGGATCCCACCACCTGGGTGACGGCGGCGACCTGCTTGGCGGAGATCGCCTGAGATTCACCTGCCCCGCCGTCGGCGGAGTCGGGCACGATGCTCACCAGGCCTGACGGAGCCTCGGGGACCCGCTCGAGGACGACGGCCTCGTTGTCGAGGACCTGGTAGCCGTCCGGTCCCTGGACGGTTGCCACCGGTACCCGCATCGTCAGCTGCACCCGCAGTCCTCGGGGCCAGGCACGGGTCACCTGTGCCTGGCGGACTCGGACCAGATTGTCTCTCACCTGGGTGGAGAGCCGGCCCGTGTCGAGCCGCAGGAGCGAGTCGCCCTCGTAAGAGGCCAGGACCTCACGGACCTGCTGGTCTGAGACACTGCCGTCCGATCCGACCACGGAGATCCTCTGACGCTGCAGGGCCAGCAGAGGCGAGAAGACCAGCGCCCAGGTCACGACGGCGACGGCGAACACGACGGCGACGGCTGCCACCATCCGGCGCAGGCGCAGGCGCCGCAGGGCATGTCGGCGCTCCTTGAGGCGGTCGGCGAGCCCAGTGGAGACGACTCGGTCGTTCCCCCTGGGCAGTGCCATCTGGCGACGGCCGAACACGGTCAGTTCCGTGCTCGACTCAGTACTCGACTCGGTGCTCGACGCACTCTCTAGGCTGGAGGACGTCTCCGCCGCCTCGAGTCCCTTGGGTGAGCCACCGCTGTGCCGCTGCCTGGAGGACACCGAGCGCGAGCCGCCAGCAGAGGGGGAGGTACCCCTCGCAGTGTCCTGGGCCGTGTCCCGGGCTGTCCTGGTGGTCGCGCCGGCGCCAGGAACCCGGGGTCGCCTGGCTGTGCCGGTGGTGGACTGCCGCTCGGCCGCCTTCTCGCTCTGCGGGCTCGACGGGGACTGCCTCGTGCCGTGCTGCCCGGTCCCGCTGCGCTCGGAGCGCGGTGTGCGCCCCGAGCCGCCAGCGGAGCGCGCACGTCGGGCACCGGAGCGGCGCGGAGGGATGGACGCCGGGGTTCCCTGAGACCGGCTGGACGGCTCGGGCCGGGGCGCCGAGGGCTTCCTCATGCCCGTCCGCCTCGCTCCTGGCCGGAGCCCGCCGCACCGCCCTCGCGGGCCGTCAGATCGGCCAGGACCGTGGTAGCGAGCTCGGTGACGTCACCGGCCCCGACTGTCAGCAGCAGGTCTCCGGGACGAGCCAGCGCGGCCACCGCGTGCGCAGCGTCCTGGCGCTCGGCGACGAAGGTGGCTCTGTCACCGGGAACCCGCTGGGCCACCGTGTCTCCGGTGATGTCGGGGAAGTCCGCCTGGGTCTCCCTGGCGGGGTAGACGTCTGTGACGACGACGCCGTCGGCCAGGGACAGTGCCTGCCCGAAGCG from Actinomyces sp. Marseille-P3109 encodes:
- a CDS encoding DivIVA domain-containing protein; translated protein: MTLLTADDVLNKKFQATKFREGYEQDEVDEFLDEVVEAMRQLEAENADLKAKLEAANRRVAQLGEGAAISAAPASPVSPVQAEPAVSVPSVPSGESGGQGPAAASGMLELAQRLHDEHVANGKAEGERIVTEARSTGEQIVREAEDQRNRTLAQLEKERSALEQKIDELRRFESDYRTRLKSYLQNLLANVEDGGESSISGL
- a CDS encoding YggT family protein — translated: MTLVSSLAWILSSILSLYFLILLVRVVLDWVQVFARQWRPRGLVLVLANLVYALTDPPLRLIRRRVPMARLGGVGIDLSFLVLVFGIWILQWFLRFLH
- a CDS encoding cell division protein SepF; translation: MGALRSMTSFLGYSEPEEETYQDSYEAADTGYAVQEHEQDFVDEGYEDFAAPVTPEPAAVTPDLRRIVTVHPSTYNEARIIGESFRDGVPVIINLTGMSESDARRMVDFSAGLVFGLHGAIERVTPRVFLLTPASVEIDGGEVAEAHGRFFNQS
- a CDS encoding polyphenol oxidase family protein, whose amino-acid sequence is MHETSAGQAADLIEVDLGPGARGYFTARGLRARPVVHGEGADAAVRGSDEETGVYSGWNLALHVGDDPQRVRAHRHRLEELLGLEPGRHLAWMDQVHSSVVAAARVEQTPTADALVLDARAAGAPAGCCVLVADCVPLLLASQDGSLTAAVHAGRRGMLDGVVPATIEALRCAGALPADLWAAVGPSICGSCYEVPDHMRTLSAQREPACASRTSWGTPGLDVAAGVIAQLERAGVGRISASQWCTYEDPRFYSFRRDGTTGRLAGVVVPR
- the ftsZ gene encoding cell division protein FtsZ, coding for MTKLAEGTPVVESMAVDDAQHYQAEIKVVGVGGGGVNAVNRMIEADLRGVEFIAVNTDAQALLMSDADVKLDVGRDLTRGLGAGADPAIGRKAAEDHESEIREALDGSDMVFVTAGEGGGTGTGAAPVVARLAKSIGALTIGVVTRPFSFEGRRRSAQAEDGVQALREEVDTLIVIPNDRLLQIADKNISVVDAFKQADQVLLQGVQGITELITTPGLINVDFNDVKSVMQGAGSALMGIGSATGEGRAITATEEAIASPLLETSIDGAHGVLLFFQGGSDLGLFEMNEAANLVREAVHPEANIIVGNVVDGALGDEVRVTVIAAGFDSEPVVGGLSDPVTRLSRAAVPPVPSSPVEDLPPAPAPRGGAHAAQNPVTRPVPLAPAPSSPAAAAHLSEVSAAEALSSGSMPAYVDESYNSYGSVPAQQPVSELEVPQVIGVDADDDGIDLPDFLR
- a CDS encoding cell division protein FtsQ/DivIB, with protein sequence MFGRRQMALPRGNDRVVSTGLADRLKERRHALRRLRLRRMVAAVAVVFAVAVVTWALVFSPLLALQRQRISVVGSDGSVSDQQVREVLASYEGDSLLRLDTGRLSTQVRDNLVRVRQAQVTRAWPRGLRVQLTMRVPVATVQGPDGYQVLDNEAVVLERVPEAPSGLVSIVPDSADGGAGESQAISAKQVAAVTQVVGSLTPETLEQVTSGSATEAGQVTLTLSNGASVVWGDTQDNALKARVLATLMTTSASIYDVSSPHRPTTRSTGDHPSASSTSSPTS